The Nitrospirota bacterium genome includes the window CGCGTGCGGATATTGCGCCTACTGCCGCGCCGGCTACTATGCGCAGTGCGACAACGCCAACCCCAACGGAAAACGGGCGGGAACCGCCTTTTTCGGCGGGCCAAAGATGTCCGGACCCTTTCACGGGCTCCAGGCCGAAAAGGCGCGTATCCCCTATGCGAACATCGGTCCGGTAAAACTGCCGGACGACGTGATCGACGATGCGGCGATCATGCTGTCCGATATCTTTCCGACCGGCTATTTCGGCGCCGAGCTCGCCGAGATAAAGGATGGAGACAATGTGGCGGTCTTCGGCTGCGGTCCCGTAGGGCAGTTCGCGATCCTGAGCGCCTTTCTCCATAACGCAGGCCGGGTCATCGCCATCGACCGGGTCCCCTCGCGCCTCGATGCGGCAAGGGCGAAGGGCGCCGAGATAATCAACTTCGAGGAGGAAGACCCCATTCAGGCCATTCTCGACCTGACCGGCGGCATCGGCGTCGACCGGGTCATCGATGCGGTGGGAGTAGAAGCGGTCCATCCGCACCACGGCCCGGCGGCGAAGGATGTCTGCACAACGCACAAAGAATTCAGGGAGGAGGTCAAGGAGGTCGCCCCGGAGATGCCGACGCCCGGGAAGCCCTGGCGGCCCGGCGACGCTCCGTCGCAGGTGCTGCGGTGGGCGGTGGACGCCGTCGATAAGGCGGGCACGATCTCGGTCATCGGCGTCTATCCCCCGACCGTCGACTTCTATCCCTTCGGCAAGGCGATGAACAAAAACCTCACTATAAAGATGGGGAACTGCAACCACCGGAGATACATCCCCTTCCTGCTCGAGCTGGTGCGGAGCGGCGCCGTCGATCCCGAGACCGTGCTCTCGAACGTCGAGAGCCTCTCATCCGCGATCGACGCCTACAAGGCATTTGACGAGCGGCAGCCGGGATGGATCAAAGTGGCGCTGGTGCCTGAGGCGGCATTGGCGTAATGAACTGCCCCGGGGAAGGGGCAGGGTATGGTATGCGACCGAGAATCGGGGTCCCCGAAGATCGTACGATCTTCGGGGTGACAGTTGAGTCGAGCGTACTATGCCCTGTCCCTTCCCCGTCCACGCACTGAGCTGACAATTCCTAGATGAGCGTTTTCAGCACCTCGGCCAGCCTCTTTATGCCGGTCACGATCGTCTCTTCATCCACGCTCGAGTAGTTCAGCCGCAGGGTATTCACGTCTTTCCTGTTCACGTAAAAGGGATCGCCCGGCACAAAGGCGACCTTGTGCTCGATAGCCCTCTTGAAGACCTCCATTGCCGAAAGCGCTTCCGGCAGGGCTCCCCAGAGAAACATCCCTCCCTCGGGCTTCGTGTAGGTCACCCCGGCAGGGAAATAATCCTGCATCGCCGAGACCATGGCATCCCGCTGCCTTCCATAGGCCTTGCTGATCAGCTCGATATGCGCATCGATGTCGTTGTCTTTCAGGTACCGGAGGATCGCCCGCTGCCCGAAGTAGTTGGTATGGAGGTCGGAAGCCTGTTTCGCGATGATCAGCTTCTCCATAACCTCATCTCCGGCCACGATCCAGCCTATGCGGAACGACGGCGCAACGATCTTCGAAAAGGAGCCGAGCAGCACGGTACTGCGCGGCATGAGCTCGTAGAACGACGGTCTCTCCGCTCCCCGGAAACGCAGCTCGCCGTAGGGGTCGTCCTCGACCAGCATGGTCTGCTTCCCCTCGAAGAGGCGGGCGACGCTCCTGCGATTCTCCTCGGAGTAGCTTATTCCCGAGGGGTTCTGGAAGTTCGGCACGCAGTAGAACAGCTTTATCCGGGAGCCGTTCAACGCCTGCTGCAGTGCGGCGAGGTCGATCCCGTTCTCGTCCACCGGGACCGGATGGAAGGTCGACTTGTAAATGGAGAAGGCCTGAATCGCGCCCAAATATCCCGGCTCTTCGATAGCAACGTCGTCCCCCTCATTGAGAAAGGTCTTCCCGAGCAGATCGAGCCCCTGCTGCGACCCGGTGGTGATCAGGATATGGTCCGGATGAATCGTGAGCCCTTTCTTCTCCTTGTACCTGTCGGCAATCCACTGCCGCAGCTCCCTGTCCCCCTCCGAGGAGCTGTACTGCAATACGTCCTTGCCGCATTCGTCGAAGAGCCTGTTGGTCGCGGCCTTCATCTCCTCCACGGGGAAGAGGTTCCTGTTCGGCAACCCTCCCGCAAAAGAGATGATCGACTCATCCACCGCCACCTTCAGGATCTCCCTGATGAATGACCGCGGGACATCCGACATCCTGTCTGAAAAAATGGTTCCCATGCGCTCCCTCTCTCCTGATCGCCTGATCGCCTGATCGCCTGATCGATGGTAGTAGTATAGCAGGTTCTCCCGGCATGCCTGTTGGCACGGGTATGGAGAGGCCCTCTCCCTCCATACAAACGCCGGGAGATCAAGCACCTTCACCTTGATAATTTCTTTTTTAACGTGTTAGCCTTTCAATAGTCCTCTGCAACCTGTTAAAGGAGCTATCCTGTTCGTGAAGAGACGCGTAATCTTCACCCTCATCGGCCTGGTCATGCTCGTCGCCGTTCTGGTCGCTGTCAAGGCCATGCAGATCGGTGCGATGATCGACCAGGGCAAGAAGTTCGTCCCGCCCGCAGAGGCGGTCACCTCCGCAGCGGTAACCGCCGATTCGTGGGAGGCCTCCCTCACCGCGGTCGGCACGCTCAATGCGGTGCAGGGGGTCACCGTGGCCGCCGAAGTGCCGGGCAAAGTGGTCCGGATATCCTTCGAGGCGGGCACGCCGGTGAGGAAGGGCGATATCCTGATCCGCCAGGACACCTCCTCCGAAGAAGCCCAGCTCCCCGGCGCCGTTGCACAGGCCGAGCTGGCCCGGGCAAACCTCGAAAGGGCGCAGCTGCTGCTGACCAAGGAGTATATCTCCCGCGCCGACTTCGATAGTGCCGTAGCGAATGCGGCGCAGGCAAAGGCGCAGGTCGAAAACCTCAGGGTCGCCATCGCTAAAAAGACGATCAGTGCCCCGTTCAGCGGGCAGCTCGGCATCCGTCTGGTCAACGTAGGGCAGATCCTCCGGGAAGGAGACCCTGTCGTCACCCTGCAGTCGCTCGACCCGATCTATGTCGACTTCACCCTTCCCCAGCAGCAGGTTCCGCAGCTCCGCCTCGGGCTCCCTGTGCGGGTGACGAGCGACGCCCTGCCCGGTGTGATGGTCGAAGGACGTATCACTGCAATGAACCCGAACGTCGATGCCGAAACCCGCACCATCAAGGCACAGGCAACGGTGGCCAACCGTGCCGGGCAGCTTCGCCCCGGCATGTTCGTTACGGTCTCGGTCGGACTGCCGGCCAGGCAGAAGGTGTTGACAATCCCTGCTACCGCGGTCCTCTATGCTCCATACGGCGACTCGGTCTTCGTGATCGAGGCACAGAAGGACGGAAAGGGAGGGAGCGTAGCGCGCCAGCAGTTCGTACGGCTGGGAGAGAAGCGCGGAGACTTCGTGGCGGTCACGAGCGGGCTCAAGGAGGGGGAGACGGTCGTAAGCACAGGGGTATTCAAGCTGCGCAACGGCCAGCCGGTTGCGGTCGACAACAAGCTCGCGCCCTCCTTTCAGCAGCAGCCCGCTCCGGAGAACAACTGACCGGTGCTGCCGAGATTATTCATAAAGTGATCCGTCCATGAAGATTACCGACCTCTTCATCCGCCGCCCGGTGCTCGCCCTCGTGGTCAACCTGCTCATCATCATCGCCGGCCTCCAGGCGATCCGCGCGCTCAATGTACGCCAGTACCCCCAGACCGAGAATGCGGCGGTGACCGTAACCACCGTCTATGTCGGCGCCAGCGCCGAGCTGGTGCGCGGCTTCGTCACCACGCCGCTCGAGCGGGCTATCGCTGCAGCGGACGGCATCGAGTACATGGAGTCGCAGAGCAGCCTCGGGCTCTCGACCATCAAAGTGCGCCTCAAGCTCAACTACGACGCGACCAAGGCGCTCGCCGAGATCAGCTCCAAAGTGGACCAGGTGCGCCGCGACCTCCCTCCCGAGGCCGAAGTCCCGGTGATCAACATCGAATCTGCCGACAGCCAGTTCGCCTCGGCGTATCTCAGTTTCTCCTCGGGCATGCTGCAGCAGAACGAGATCACCGAGTACCTGGTGCGCATCGTGCAGCCCCGCCTCTCCGCCATAGAAGGGGTGCAGCGGGCCGATATCCTCGGCGCCCGCACCTTCGCCATGCGCATCTGGCTCAAGCCCGAGCGGATGGCCGCCCTCAATATCAGCCCCGCGCAGGTGCGGAGCGCGCTGGCTGCGAACAACTTCCTCGCCGCCCTCGGCCAGAGCAAGGGCGCCTTCATTCAAGTCAACCTGACCGCCAATACCAACCTGACCACCATCGACGAGTTCAAGCGGCTCGCGGTGCGCGAGCAGAACGGCGCCATCGTGCGGCTCGGGGAGATCGCCGACATCGTGCTGGGAGCCGAGGACTATAATGCCGAGGTCCGCTTCTCGGGCCAGACAGCGGTCTTCATCGGGGTATGGCCGCTCCCCAATGCCAACTCCGTCGATGTCATCAAGCGGGTGCGGACCGAGATGGCGGCGATTCAACGCGACCTGCCGAGCGGCTTGCAGGCGCGCGTCGCCTATGACGCCACCGACTACATCACCAGCGCCATCCGCGAAGTTTTGAAGACCCTCGGCGACACGCTCTTGATCGTCGTCGTCGTCATCTTCCTCTTCCTCGGCTCGTTCCGCTCGGTCTTCATCCCGGTCGTGGCGATCCCGGTCTCGCTCATCGGCGCGGTCTTCCTCATGCAGGCCTTCGGCTTCACCGTGAACCTGCTCACGCTCCTGGCGATCGTGCTCTCGGTCGGCCTCGTGGTCGACGACGCCATCGTCGTCGTCGAGAATGTCGAGCGCCACCTGAGGAAGGGGAGGTCCGCTTTCGAGGCAGCCCTGCTCGGCGCGCGCGAGCTGGTGGGGCCGATCATCGCCATGACCATCACCCTGGCGGCGGTCTATCTGCCGATCGGCCTGCAGGGAGGGCTCACCGGCTCGCTCTTCCGCGAGTTCGCCTTTACCCTTGCCGGCGCGGTCACGATCTCGGGCGTCGTAGCCCTCACCCTGTCGCCGGTCATGTCTGCCAGACTGCTCAAGCCAGGCCTCGAGGAGCACGGCCTCGCCGGCCGCATCTCCCGCGATTTCGAGCGGCTGAGGAACGCCTACGGCCGCTTGCTCGACATGACCCTGAGGGCTCGGCCTGCCGTGTATATGGTCTGGGGCGTAGTAAGCCTGCTCACCGTACCGCTGTTCACCATGTCAGCCAGGGAGCTGGCGCCGACCGAGGACCAGGGGGTCATCTTCGGCATCATGGACGCTGCGGCCAACTCGACCCTCGACCAGAACAGCCGCTATGCCGCGGCGGTCAATCAGGCGTTCCTGAGCGTTCCCGAGACCGACTTCACCTTCCAGATCACCTTTCCCAATTCAGGCTTCGGCGGCATGGTGGTCAAGCCGTGGGACGAGCGGGAGCGGAACATCTTCCGTATCCTCCCGGACGTTCAACAGAAGCTCCAGAAGATACCCGGCATCCAGATATTCCCGGTCACGCCCCCGGCGCTCCCGGGAGGAGGGCAGTTCCCGGTCGAGTTCATTATCGCCTCTACGGCGGAGACCGGGCAGATCCTCGAGCTCGCCCGCCAGGTGCAGCTGAAGGCGATACAGAGCGGCATCTTCTATTTTCCTCCGCTGATCGATGTCAAGATCGACCAGCCCCAGTCGGAGTTCGTCATCGACCGCGACAAGGTGGCGGCCCTGGGGCTGAGCCTCGAGCAGGTCGGCGCCGACATGGGGATCATGGTGGGCGGCGATTTCGTCAACCGTTTCGACATCTCGGGCCGCAGCTACAAAGTCATCCCGCAGATCCAGCGGAGCGGCCGCCTCAACCCGGAACAGCTCCAGAATGTCCATGTCACCGGTCCCAACGGCAAGCTGATCCCCCTCGGCACGATCGCCACGCTGCGCGATTCGGTCGTGCCCCGTTCGCTCAACCGCTTCCAGCAGCTCAATGCGGTCAAGATCAGCGGCGTAGCGGTGCGGCCTCTCGACGAGGCCCTCCGCTTCCTCGAGGACGAAGCTGCGAAGGTCCTGCCGAAGGGGTATGTCCTCGACTACACCGGCGAGTCGCGCCAGCTGCGTACTGAAGGGAACAAGTTCCTTCCCGCCTTCGCCCTTGCCGTGATCCTGATATTCCTCGTGCTCGCTGCACAGTTCAACAGCTTCCGCGACCCCTTCGTTATACTGGCCGGCTCGGTGCCGCTCGCGATGTTCGGCGCGCTGCTCTTCACCTTCCTGAAGATGCCGGACCCCAATGTCCCCTTCTGGACCCACGGCTGGACCACCACGCTCAACATCTATTCGCAGGTGGGGCTCGTGACCCTGGTCGGGCTGGTATCCAAGAACGGCATCCTGATCGTCGAGTTCGCCAACCAGCTGCAGCTCCAGGGCCGGACCAAGCTGGAGGCGGTGCGCGAGGCTGCCCTGACCCGTCTGCGGCCGATCCTGATGACGAGCGCCGCTACCATCGCCGGCCACTTCCCGCTCACCCTCGTCACCGGGCCCGGCGCCGCTGCCCGCAACTCGATCGGTCTCGTGCTGGTGGGCGGCATGTTCGTCGGCACCCTCTTCACCCTCTTCGTCGTCCCCGCGATCTACATGCTCATAGCCCGCGATCATGCGAGGGACCGCGAGCGCGACGCCCTTGTCGCGCCGGACACCTCATCCCCTCTGTAACAGTCTCTTTCAGCAGGCAGAAAAACATTCGGAGGAGGGCCTGGATGCCCTCCGAGAATGAGCGAGTACCCCCTGCCCTGCCGGCTCCCCCACGCGCCTGCTGAAAAAGATCGTGGGTCTCCTGCACTCCACCGAGCAGCCCGGCAGCGCCGGGTTACTCAATATCCCTGAAGGGCGCTCCGAAGGTGAAGCGGCACCGGCGCATCGTCCAGTCGTAGCTGGCGACAGCAGCGCTTTCCCGCGTCCCTATCCCCTCTTTCAGCGGCATTGCAGCGGGAATCCTCAGAGCGTAGGCATACGGCGGCGTCTTTTCGGTCAGCAGCGCGGGGTTCAGCTCTTTGAGGACCTTGGCCGTCGTTTTATGCCGATGCGCCAGCGTGCGCAGCGCTGTCGCCCTGGAGACGATCACTTGTCGCGTCTCTTTTTTCACGGCCTTGCTGATGACGAACCCGAACCGTTCGGGCGCCTTCGCGATCGCTGTCGCAATGACGAACAAGGGCACATAGCGCTTTGTCTCGAGGGGCGTGCTGCTGCTCCGGTAGATATCGCCGTGCGTATCGATGATCCTGATGATCCTGTTCTGCCCCGCGTTATAGGCCGCGAGGGCGAGGCTCCAGGAGCCGAAGATGTCGTAGAGGTCGACCAGGTAGTCCGCTGCCGCCCTCGTCGATCTCTCGGGGTCCCTGCGCTCGTCGACATGCTCATCGATGCGCAGGCTATAGTCCCTGGCGGTCCCTTCGACGAACTGCCACAGACCCACCGCCTTCGCCGGGCTGACGGCGTACGGAGAGAACCCCGACTCTATCAGGGGGAGATAGGCGAGCTCCAGGGGCAGGCCTTTCTCCCTGAAGATCTCCCTTATCATCTCGATATGCTCCTGCGATTTCTGGAGCCATCCGCCGAAGCTCGTCCGGATTCTTTTCGTGAGCAGGTGGTAGGAATCGAACAAGAGATGGCCGACCTCGTACTGCTGCGTCTTTTCGATGATTTCGGCATACACCGCCTCGCCCTCGGCATCGCCCGTCACAAAAGAGGCGATGGCAGCGCTGATGTCCGCATCGGTGTTGCTGTGCGAGGGAACAGCCATGACGGCGAGCATGAGAA containing:
- a CDS encoding zinc-dependent alcohol dehydrogenase — its product is MKAVVFRGIGDIRMEEAPDPKIEAPTDAVVRLTTTAICGTDLHMVRGTMAGMEPGTILGHEGVGIVEQVGSAVRNLREGDRVVIPSTIACGYCAYCRAGYYAQCDNANPNGKRAGTAFFGGPKMSGPFHGLQAEKARIPYANIGPVKLPDDVIDDAAIMLSDIFPTGYFGAELAEIKDGDNVAVFGCGPVGQFAILSAFLHNAGRVIAIDRVPSRLDAARAKGAEIINFEEEDPIQAILDLTGGIGVDRVIDAVGVEAVHPHHGPAAKDVCTTHKEFREEVKEVAPEMPTPGKPWRPGDAPSQVLRWAVDAVDKAGTISVIGVYPPTVDFYPFGKAMNKNLTIKMGNCNHRRYIPFLLELVRSGAVDPETVLSNVESLSSAIDAYKAFDERQPGWIKVALVPEAALA
- a CDS encoding PLP-dependent aminotransferase family protein, which gives rise to MGTIFSDRMSDVPRSFIREILKVAVDESIISFAGGLPNRNLFPVEEMKAATNRLFDECGKDVLQYSSSEGDRELRQWIADRYKEKKGLTIHPDHILITTGSQQGLDLLGKTFLNEGDDVAIEEPGYLGAIQAFSIYKSTFHPVPVDENGIDLAALQQALNGSRIKLFYCVPNFQNPSGISYSEENRRSVARLFEGKQTMLVEDDPYGELRFRGAERPSFYELMPRSTVLLGSFSKIVAPSFRIGWIVAGDEVMEKLIIAKQASDLHTNYFGQRAILRYLKDNDIDAHIELISKAYGRQRDAMVSAMQDYFPAGVTYTKPEGGMFLWGALPEALSAMEVFKRAIEHKVAFVPGDPFYVNRKDVNTLRLNYSSVDEETIVTGIKRLAEVLKTLI
- a CDS encoding efflux RND transporter periplasmic adaptor subunit, which gives rise to MKRRVIFTLIGLVMLVAVLVAVKAMQIGAMIDQGKKFVPPAEAVTSAAVTADSWEASLTAVGTLNAVQGVTVAAEVPGKVVRISFEAGTPVRKGDILIRQDTSSEEAQLPGAVAQAELARANLERAQLLLTKEYISRADFDSAVANAAQAKAQVENLRVAIAKKTISAPFSGQLGIRLVNVGQILREGDPVVTLQSLDPIYVDFTLPQQQVPQLRLGLPVRVTSDALPGVMVEGRITAMNPNVDAETRTIKAQATVANRAGQLRPGMFVTVSVGLPARQKVLTIPATAVLYAPYGDSVFVIEAQKDGKGGSVARQQFVRLGEKRGDFVAVTSGLKEGETVVSTGVFKLRNGQPVAVDNKLAPSFQQQPAPENN
- a CDS encoding efflux RND transporter permease subunit yields the protein MKITDLFIRRPVLALVVNLLIIIAGLQAIRALNVRQYPQTENAAVTVTTVYVGASAELVRGFVTTPLERAIAAADGIEYMESQSSLGLSTIKVRLKLNYDATKALAEISSKVDQVRRDLPPEAEVPVINIESADSQFASAYLSFSSGMLQQNEITEYLVRIVQPRLSAIEGVQRADILGARTFAMRIWLKPERMAALNISPAQVRSALAANNFLAALGQSKGAFIQVNLTANTNLTTIDEFKRLAVREQNGAIVRLGEIADIVLGAEDYNAEVRFSGQTAVFIGVWPLPNANSVDVIKRVRTEMAAIQRDLPSGLQARVAYDATDYITSAIREVLKTLGDTLLIVVVVIFLFLGSFRSVFIPVVAIPVSLIGAVFLMQAFGFTVNLLTLLAIVLSVGLVVDDAIVVVENVERHLRKGRSAFEAALLGARELVGPIIAMTITLAAVYLPIGLQGGLTGSLFREFAFTLAGAVTISGVVALTLSPVMSARLLKPGLEEHGLAGRISRDFERLRNAYGRLLDMTLRARPAVYMVWGVVSLLTVPLFTMSARELAPTEDQGVIFGIMDAAANSTLDQNSRYAAAVNQAFLSVPETDFTFQITFPNSGFGGMVVKPWDERERNIFRILPDVQQKLQKIPGIQIFPVTPPALPGGGQFPVEFIIASTAETGQILELARQVQLKAIQSGIFYFPPLIDVKIDQPQSEFVIDRDKVAALGLSLEQVGADMGIMVGGDFVNRFDISGRSYKVIPQIQRSGRLNPEQLQNVHVTGPNGKLIPLGTIATLRDSVVPRSLNRFQQLNAVKISGVAVRPLDEALRFLEDEAAKVLPKGYVLDYTGESRQLRTEGNKFLPAFALAVILIFLVLAAQFNSFRDPFVILAGSVPLAMFGALLFTFLKMPDPNVPFWTHGWTTTLNIYSQVGLVTLVGLVSKNGILIVEFANQLQLQGRTKLEAVREAALTRLRPILMTSAATIAGHFPLTLVTGPGAAARNSIGLVLVGGMFVGTLFTLFVVPAIYMLIARDHARDRERDALVAPDTSSPL
- a CDS encoding lytic transglycosylase domain-containing protein; this translates as MKPMSAVKVFLSVLLMLAVMAVPSHSNTDADISAAIASFVTGDAEGEAVYAEIIEKTQQYEVGHLLFDSYHLLTKRIRTSFGGWLQKSQEHIEMIREIFREKGLPLELAYLPLIESGFSPYAVSPAKAVGLWQFVEGTARDYSLRIDEHVDERRDPERSTRAAADYLVDLYDIFGSWSLALAAYNAGQNRIIRIIDTHGDIYRSSSTPLETKRYVPLFVIATAIAKAPERFGFVISKAVKKETRQVIVSRATALRTLAHRHKTTAKVLKELNPALLTEKTPPYAYALRIPAAMPLKEGIGTRESAAVASYDWTMRRCRFTFGAPFRDIE